One stretch of Musicola paradisiaca NCPPB 2511 DNA includes these proteins:
- a CDS encoding TolC family protein, with the protein MSKGRKFFSLSLMVMAMSGCAVTSQPISKQQSEQRIQQDKVVMFGKQEPVTAPITLYDAMARALKYNLEARLKVMEQALSQQQLELARYDMLPQMAMAAGYVGRSNTSASSSRSVETGRQSLEPSTSLDRDRQVADLTMVWNVLDFGVSYVGAKQKADQGWIAEERKRKVVHTILQDVRSAYWRAVAAERLLGRIDGLIGRVNQAREASEHMSTQQVGDPIEALSYRRALIDAVRQLEEQRRALSLAKTELATLMNLPLDTPYTLALPAGKDMVTPQLTVDFNTLEQAALVSRPELREQDYQVRIHAAETRKSLLRMLPGIEVSAGGHYDSNSFMVNQSWADVGVKVTWNLFNLLSGPAAHKAAQANETVSEMQRQAMSLAVMAQLYIARANFNEALRQYKTSTELRDLDGQIAEQLQNRYKANSIGELQLIQGELNALNASLRQDLAYAELRNTYGQILSTVGLDLLPKKLPSDRLADISQALRQSEANWQQGNIGSLQSF; encoded by the coding sequence GTGTCAAAGGGTCGTAAGTTTTTCAGTCTTAGCCTGATGGTGATGGCGATGAGTGGCTGCGCCGTAACGAGCCAGCCCATCTCAAAACAACAAAGTGAACAACGCATTCAGCAAGACAAGGTTGTCATGTTTGGCAAGCAGGAGCCTGTCACTGCGCCGATTACCTTGTACGACGCCATGGCGCGGGCGCTGAAATACAATCTGGAAGCGCGGCTCAAGGTGATGGAGCAGGCATTGTCACAGCAACAACTGGAGCTGGCGCGTTACGACATGCTGCCCCAGATGGCGATGGCGGCGGGTTATGTCGGGCGCAGCAATACCAGCGCATCCAGCAGCCGTAGCGTGGAAACCGGGAGACAATCGCTGGAGCCGTCGACCTCGCTGGATCGTGATCGTCAGGTTGCCGACCTGACGATGGTCTGGAACGTGCTCGATTTCGGCGTCAGCTATGTCGGCGCCAAGCAGAAAGCCGATCAGGGCTGGATTGCCGAAGAGCGTAAACGCAAAGTGGTGCATACCATCCTGCAGGATGTGCGCTCGGCGTACTGGCGGGCGGTGGCGGCTGAGCGCTTGCTGGGGCGCATTGATGGCTTGATCGGCCGGGTCAATCAGGCGCGCGAGGCCAGTGAGCACATGAGTACGCAGCAGGTGGGCGATCCGATTGAAGCGCTGAGCTATCGTCGCGCGTTGATCGATGCGGTGCGTCAGTTGGAAGAGCAACGTCGAGCGTTATCGCTGGCGAAAACGGAACTGGCAACCTTGATGAACCTGCCGCTGGACACGCCTTATACGCTGGCGTTGCCGGCAGGTAAGGACATGGTTACGCCGCAGTTGACGGTGGATTTCAATACGCTGGAGCAGGCCGCGCTGGTTAGCCGGCCGGAGCTGAGAGAGCAAGATTATCAGGTGCGCATTCACGCGGCTGAAACCCGCAAATCCCTGCTGCGTATGCTGCCGGGGATTGAAGTGAGCGCGGGCGGTCACTACGACAGCAACTCGTTCATGGTCAATCAGAGCTGGGCGGATGTCGGGGTGAAAGTCACCTGGAATTTGTTCAACTTGCTGTCCGGGCCGGCAGCGCATAAAGCGGCGCAGGCCAATGAAACCGTATCGGAAATGCAGCGCCAGGCGATGTCGCTGGCGGTGATGGCGCAGCTTTACATTGCCCGCGCCAATTTCAATGAGGCATTGCGTCAGTACAAAACCAGTACGGAATTGCGTGACCTGGACGGCCAGATCGCCGAACAACTGCAAAACCGTTATAAAGCGAACAGCATCGGCGAATTGCAGCTGATCCAGGGCGAGCTGAACGCGCTGAACGCCAGCCTGCGCCAGGATCTGGCCTATGCGGAACTGCGTAATACCTATGGGCAAATTCTGTCGACGGTCGGGTTGGATTTATTGCCGAAGAAGCTGCCTTCCGATCGGCTCGCCGATATCAGCCAGGCGCTGCGTCAGTCGGAAGCCAACTGGCAACAGGGCAATATCGGTTCACTGCAATCCTTCTGA
- the astA gene encoding arginine N-succinyltransferase: MMIIRHVQEHDLADLLTLAGKTGVGLTSLPCNEAILSARIERMVKTRQGSASRGEQGYLFVLEDTDAGRVVGVSALEAAVGLEEPWYNFRVGTQVHASKTLNVYRAVPTLFLSNDHTGYSELCTLFLDPDYRHSLNGKLLSKIRFLFMSAFRSHFADKVFAEMRGYADDDGRSPFWEGVGKHFFAMDFATADYLSGTGQKAFIAELMPRHPLYVDFLPEDARAAIAKVHPHTVPARRVLESEGLRYQGYIDIFDGGPTLEAALDELRAVKESRRVSVALGEQPTSPDAPVYLAANDDYLNYRALLVQGGVGHDTLNVDAAQAAALGVQAGSPVRILPLTTAENR; encoded by the coding sequence ATGATGATCATTCGCCATGTTCAGGAGCACGATCTGGCCGATTTACTGACGCTGGCCGGGAAAACCGGCGTCGGGTTAACGTCGCTGCCGTGTAACGAAGCGATTCTTTCCGCCCGTATCGAACGGATGGTGAAAACCCGCCAAGGCAGCGCATCAAGGGGGGAGCAAGGGTATCTGTTCGTGTTGGAGGATACCGATGCAGGCCGAGTGGTCGGCGTCAGCGCACTGGAGGCGGCGGTAGGGTTGGAGGAGCCCTGGTACAACTTTCGTGTCGGTACGCAGGTTCATGCCTCAAAAACGCTCAATGTCTACCGGGCGGTGCCGACGCTGTTTCTCAGCAACGATCACACTGGCTACAGCGAGCTGTGCACGTTGTTTCTGGATCCGGACTACCGCCATAGCCTGAACGGCAAGCTATTGTCCAAAATACGTTTTCTGTTTATGAGCGCGTTTCGCTCGCATTTTGCCGACAAAGTCTTCGCCGAGATGCGCGGCTATGCCGACGATGACGGACGCTCGCCGTTCTGGGAAGGCGTCGGCAAACACTTCTTCGCCATGGATTTCGCCACTGCGGATTACTTAAGCGGTACCGGCCAGAAAGCCTTTATCGCCGAACTGATGCCGCGCCATCCGCTGTACGTGGATTTTTTGCCGGAAGACGCCCGCGCGGCGATCGCCAAGGTGCACCCGCATACGGTGCCGGCGCGCCGGGTGCTGGAGTCGGAAGGGCTGCGCTATCAGGGCTATATCGATATTTTCGACGGTGGCCCGACGCTGGAAGCGGCGCTGGACGAGCTGCGCGCGGTGAAAGAGAGTCGTCGCGTTAGCGTTGCGTTGGGCGAGCAGCCCACATCGCCGGATGCGCCGGTGTATCTGGCGGCCAATGACGACTATCTCAATTATCGGGCGCTGCTGGTGCAAGGCGGCGTCGGGCACGACACCTTGAATGTGGATGCCGCCCAGGCGGCGGCGTTGGGCGTACAGGCGGGTAGTCCGGTACGCATCCTTCCTTTGACGACTGCGGAGAATCGCTGA
- a CDS encoding DUF4347 domain-containing protein, whose protein sequence is MLWRHLFRKKGSHPACPVASVSEIPLGYALEARMLFDGAIAATVDQTAETQPTTTQTASAETATQTDGSHAEGTTDHTDSSSSGTSTQSTTSDSSEAVAVAGETTHKEVVFVDTSVADYQTLVSQIPAGMDVVLLDSSQDELTQMAEWAQTHSGYDAIHIISHGAEGRIYLGGLTLDTATAAARQSDLSALGAALTETGDILLYGCSVASGEGVSFIEEIASATGADVAASSDLTGSAEKGGDWTLEKSVGTDAIQATALSFDNYNELLTIVTFDQTDYDSGSGLYTKTVSSVSFTFNGTDFFSFNNNHDAGYMVYPDSATGDTATKVTIAVASGYTFDLTSFSYYTTNADIITVTFTYADNSTVTGTLTATSDTDITLSDFSVFKDASNNALPTLANDVISVVIASSNSAGTYDFGTNNYDISDVKTITPKDTTSTVTAGAASEATTFSTTATSVASATSLLDFTITDTGASDGVATTVSALSVDVTGTATSSELSEMTFLLSGPDATNVVGTYSSSTGKITFSGLNLSIADGDHETYTIKAYYSDNTSSNDITDHHTVILSVNASNFTTGSGSSTFTSGQSSVTNGSGASIDVAATKLIYSQSPSTSVVSGINFTTQPTVIAVDDRGNIDTDFSGTVTLSENGSGSLTGTTSVTASNGIATFSGVKYTSASDADANFTLTAASGSLVSATSASIDPDVVATKLVFSTQPVPTTVQDGQSTSFTTVPVVQAVDANGMVDQDYTTNIVLSVTDPNDGTVDGTVNSLTVTSGDQDASSTTVTLTPSGGIATYTGLIIQYTNSGSTNTLALRATSGSLTAVNSSSLTSTSNTAPVFSNLNGGATFTENGSAVVIDNDVTVADTELNSQGNYNGASITIARNGGASSNDIFGNSELLGALMQGQNFTYNGTTVGSVTANASGTLTLTFNSNATSAIVNAVLQSLTYTNSSDDPPASVTLNWTFNDGSLNSTGTNQAVISITPVNDAPTLSSGALVTLTSTTEDATSSSTTVSSLLSAAGYADVDSGALSGIALTALSGNGTWQYSTDSGTNWYSVGTVSSTSALLLSSTAQLRYVPDGATVETAAFNFSAWDQTSGTATTGATKGLADTSTTGGSSAFSSNSALASLTVSDVNDAPTLSSGASLTLTSTTENVTSSSTTVSSLLSAAGYADVDSGALSGIALTALSGNGTWQYSTDSGTNWYSVGTVSSTSALLLSSTARIRYVPDGANGETAAFNFNAWDQTSGTATTGATKGLADTSTTGGSSAFSSNSALASLTVSDVNDAPTLSSGASLTLTSTTEDATSSSTTVSSLLSAAGYADVDSGALSGIALTALSGNGTWQYSTDSGTNWYSVGTVSSTSALLLSSTARIRYVPDGANGETAAFNFNAWDQTSGTATTGATKGLADTSTTGGGSAFSTNSAQASLSVSDVNDAPTLSSGASVTLTSTTENVTSSSTTVSSLLSAAGYADVDSGALSGIALTALSGNGTWQYSTDSGTNWYSVGTVSSTSALLLSSTAQLRYVPDGANGETAAFNFSAWDQTSGTATTGATRGLADTSTTGGSSAFSTNSAQASLSVSDVNDAPTLSSGASVTLTSTTENVTSSSTTVSSLLSAAGYADVDSGALSGIALTALSGNGTWQYSTDSGTNWYSVGTVSSTSALLLSSTAQLRYVPDGANGETAAFNFSAWDQTSGTATTGATRGLADTSTTGGSSAFSTNSAQASLSVSDVNDAPTIGSTISGQTATKGTAFSFTLPNSTFVDVDTSDTLTLSATLADGSPLPSWLAFNAANGTFSGTPGNGNVGNLSIRVTATDSSNASISTTFDLAVNDNNQSPVVNGTLAAQTATQDSSFSLVVPASLFTDPDSGDALTLSAAQADGSALPGWLTFNPVTRTLSGTPGSGDVGSLTIRVTATDSSSVSVSVTFGLSVTSSAQDGVDPEFKMNGGTTAPQLSSTPTVAVSVASNAPVTLGSLFSSSSLGAISTGVTAESATVTASIFQSSQQKASTTTTPVSQISNAFVVGATGGVSHFDSALGSFPSFNTGGALGGSSSLAGLFSGINLPSLSTMSVFSGGSWRDINTNTGSGGGFTASSPGGSAMNFTPSLEQQLQQLGDNEWQRLAAIEQALLAMGQQQEQQG, encoded by the coding sequence ATGTTATGGCGTCATCTGTTCCGTAAGAAAGGCAGCCACCCGGCCTGCCCGGTTGCATCGGTTTCCGAGATACCGTTGGGGTATGCACTGGAAGCCCGTATGTTGTTTGATGGTGCGATTGCCGCCACGGTCGATCAAACCGCAGAAACTCAACCCACGACCACGCAAACAGCCTCGGCCGAGACGGCCACTCAGACTGACGGTAGCCATGCCGAGGGTACTACCGACCACACCGACTCATCTTCCTCAGGAACCAGTACACAGAGCACAACCTCTGATAGCAGCGAAGCTGTGGCGGTCGCCGGTGAAACCACCCACAAAGAAGTGGTGTTTGTCGATACCTCGGTGGCTGATTACCAGACGCTGGTCAGCCAGATACCAGCCGGGATGGACGTGGTATTGCTGGACAGCAGCCAGGACGAGTTGACCCAGATGGCGGAATGGGCGCAAACGCACAGCGGCTATGATGCAATCCATATCATCAGCCATGGCGCGGAAGGGCGTATCTATCTGGGGGGATTAACTCTAGATACCGCTACGGCTGCGGCTCGACAAAGCGACTTGAGCGCTCTTGGCGCGGCGTTGACGGAGACGGGCGATATCCTGTTGTACGGATGTTCGGTGGCGTCGGGTGAAGGCGTGAGTTTTATTGAAGAGATCGCCAGCGCCACCGGCGCGGATGTCGCGGCATCCAGCGATTTGACCGGCAGCGCAGAAAAAGGCGGTGACTGGACGCTGGAAAAAAGCGTCGGCACTGATGCTATCCAGGCCACTGCCTTATCGTTTGATAACTATAATGAATTGCTGACTATCGTTACATTCGACCAGACTGATTACGATAGTGGCTCGGGTTTATACACCAAAACGGTCAGCTCGGTGTCATTCACCTTTAACGGAACGGATTTCTTCTCTTTCAACAACAATCACGATGCTGGCTATATGGTGTACCCGGACAGCGCGACGGGCGACACCGCGACCAAAGTGACGATTGCCGTTGCTTCGGGCTACACCTTCGACCTGACCAGTTTTAGCTATTACACCACTAACGCCGATATCATCACCGTGACTTTCACTTATGCCGATAATTCGACAGTCACCGGAACGCTGACGGCCACGTCGGACACGGACATTACTCTCAGTGATTTCTCCGTGTTCAAGGATGCGTCGAACAATGCCTTGCCGACTTTGGCCAATGACGTGATTAGCGTGGTGATCGCGTCTTCCAATAGCGCCGGTACTTACGATTTCGGCACCAATAACTACGATATTTCCGATGTCAAAACCATCACGCCGAAAGACACCACCTCCACGGTAACGGCTGGTGCCGCCAGCGAGGCGACGACGTTTTCCACCACCGCAACCTCGGTCGCCAGCGCCACCTCATTGCTGGATTTTACCATCACGGATACGGGGGCATCGGATGGCGTCGCCACTACCGTCAGTGCGCTGTCAGTAGATGTCACCGGCACCGCGACATCATCGGAACTGAGCGAGATGACCTTCCTGCTCAGTGGGCCGGATGCCACTAACGTCGTTGGCACATACAGCAGCAGTACCGGCAAAATTACGTTTTCCGGGCTCAATTTATCGATTGCCGATGGCGACCATGAAACCTACACCATCAAAGCGTATTACAGCGATAACACCAGCAGTAACGACATTACCGATCACCACACCGTGATACTGTCCGTCAATGCCAGCAACTTTACCACCGGGTCGGGCAGTTCCACCTTTACTAGCGGCCAGTCCAGTGTCACCAACGGCAGCGGCGCCAGTATTGATGTGGCGGCCACTAAACTGATTTACAGCCAGTCGCCTTCCACCTCGGTGGTCAGCGGCATTAACTTTACTACTCAACCTACCGTGATCGCGGTTGACGATCGCGGCAATATCGATACCGATTTCAGCGGCACCGTTACCCTGAGCGAAAATGGCAGCGGCTCGTTGACCGGCACCACCTCTGTGACCGCCTCGAACGGCATCGCTACCTTTAGCGGCGTGAAGTACACCTCGGCCAGCGACGCGGACGCCAACTTTACGCTGACTGCCGCATCCGGCAGTCTGGTGAGTGCGACTTCCGCATCGATTGATCCCGATGTGGTTGCAACGAAGCTGGTGTTCTCGACTCAGCCGGTGCCTACCACGGTGCAGGATGGTCAGAGCACCAGTTTTACCACCGTGCCGGTGGTGCAGGCGGTCGATGCCAACGGCATGGTGGATCAGGATTACACCACCAACATCGTCTTGTCGGTCACTGATCCCAACGACGGAACGGTCGACGGCACCGTCAACAGTCTTACAGTGACGTCAGGCGATCAGGATGCCAGCAGCACGACGGTAACGTTGACGCCATCCGGCGGTATTGCCACCTACACCGGCTTGATTATTCAATACACCAACAGCGGCAGCACCAATACGCTGGCATTACGCGCTACCTCAGGCAGCCTGACGGCGGTCAACAGTTCATCGCTCACCTCAACCTCCAACACCGCCCCTGTTTTCAGCAACCTCAATGGCGGTGCGACCTTTACTGAAAATGGTAGCGCGGTGGTGATAGACAACGATGTCACGGTCGCGGATACCGAGCTGAATAGCCAGGGCAACTATAACGGTGCGTCGATAACCATCGCCCGCAATGGTGGGGCCAGCAGTAATGATATCTTCGGTAATAGCGAGCTGTTAGGCGCGCTGATGCAAGGGCAAAACTTCACCTACAACGGTACGACGGTGGGCAGTGTCACGGCGAACGCCTCCGGCACGCTGACGCTAACGTTCAATAGTAATGCAACGTCGGCGATAGTGAATGCGGTGCTGCAATCCCTGACCTATACCAACAGCTCTGACGATCCGCCAGCGAGTGTGACGCTTAACTGGACCTTTAATGACGGTTCGCTCAATAGCACGGGTACTAATCAGGCGGTGATTTCCATTACGCCGGTTAACGATGCGCCAACGTTATCCAGCGGCGCGTTGGTGACGCTGACGTCCACGACGGAAGACGCCACTTCGTCGTCCACGACGGTGTCGTCGCTGCTGAGTGCTGCCGGTTACGCGGATGTGGACAGCGGCGCGCTCAGCGGTATCGCGCTGACGGCGCTGAGCGGCAACGGGACGTGGCAATACTCGACGGACAGCGGAACCAACTGGTACAGCGTCGGCACGGTGTCCAGCACATCGGCGTTGCTGCTCAGTTCGACGGCGCAGCTGCGTTATGTGCCGGATGGCGCTACCGTCGAAACCGCCGCCTTCAATTTCAGCGCCTGGGATCAGACCAGCGGCACGGCCACCACCGGGGCGACCAAGGGGCTGGCGGATACCTCGACCACCGGCGGCAGCAGCGCGTTCTCCAGCAACAGCGCGCTGGCCTCGCTGACGGTGAGCGACGTTAACGATGCGCCGACCTTATCCAGCGGCGCCTCGCTGACGCTGACGTCCACGACCGAGAATGTCACCTCGTCATCCACGACGGTGTCGTCGCTGTTGAGTGCTGCCGGTTACGCGGATGTGGACAGCGGCGCGCTCAGCGGTATCGCGCTGACGGCGCTGAGCGGCAACGGAACGTGGCAATACTCGACGGACAGCGGAACCAACTGGTACAGCGTCGGCACGGTGTCCAGCACATCGGCGTTGCTGCTCAGTTCGACGGCGCGAATTCGCTATGTGCCGGATGGCGCTAACGGCGAAACCGCCGCCTTCAATTTCAACGCCTGGGATCAGACCAGCGGCACGGCCACCACCGGGGCGACCAAGGGGCTGGCGGATACCTCGACCACCGGCGGCAGCAGCGCGTTCTCCAGCAACAGCGCGCTGGCCTCGCTGACGGTGAGCGACGTTAACGATGCGCCGACCTTATCCAGCGGCGCCTCGCTGACGCTGACGTCCACGACGGAAGACGCCACTTCGTCGTCCACGACGGTGTCGTCGCTGCTGAGTGCTGCCGGTTATGCGGATGTGGACAGCGGCGCGCTCAGCGGTATCGCGCTGACGGCGCTGAGCGGCAACGGGACGTGGCAGTACTCGACGGACAGCGGAACCAACTGGTACAGCGTCGGCACGGTGTCCAGCACATCGGCGTTGCTGCTCAGTTCGACGGCGCGAATTCGCTATGTGCCGGATGGCGCTAACGGCGAAACCGCCGCCTTCAATTTCAACGCCTGGGATCAGACCAGTGGTACAGCAACAACGGGGGCGACCAAGGGGCTGGCGGATACCTCGACCACCGGCGGCGGCAGCGCGTTCTCTACCAATAGTGCGCAAGCGTCACTGTCGGTGAGCGACGTTAACGATGCGCCGACCTTATCCAGCGGCGCCTCGGTGACGCTGACGTCCACGACCGAGAATGTCACCTCGTCATCCACGACGGTGTCGTCGCTGCTGAGTGCTGCCGGTTATGCGGATGTGGACAGCGGCGCGCTCAGCGGTATCGCGCTGACGGCGCTGAGCGGCAACGGGACGTGGCAATACTCGACGGACAGCGGAACCAACTGGTACAGCGTCGGCACGGTATCCAGCACATCGGCGTTGCTGCTCAGTTCGACGGCGCAGCTGCGTTATGTGCCGGATGGCGCTAACGGCGAAACCGCCGCCTTCAATTTCAGCGCCTGGGATCAGACCAGTGGTACAGCAACAACGGGGGCGACCCGGGGGCTGGCGGATACCTCGACCACCGGCGGCAGCAGCGCGTTCTCTACCAATAGTGCGCAAGCGTCACTGTCGGTGAGCGACGTCAATGACGCGCCGACCTTATCCAGCGGCGCCTCGGTGACGCTGACGTCCACGACCGAGAATGTCACCTCGTCATCCACGACGGTGTCGTCGCTGCTGAGTGCTGCCGGTTATGCGGATGTGGACAGCGGCGCGCTCAGCGGTATCGCGCTGACGGCGCTGAGCGGCAACGGGACGTGGCAATACTCGACGGACAGCGGAACCAACTGGTACAGCGTCGGCACGGTATCCAGCACATCGGCGTTGCTGCTCAGTTCGACGGCGCAGCTGCGTTATGTGCCGGATGGCGCTAACGGCGAAACCGCCGCCTTCAATTTCAGCGCCTGGGATCAGACCAGTGGTACAGCAACAACGGGGGCGACCCGGGGGCTGGCGGATACCTCGACCACCGGCGGCAGCAGCGCGTTCTCTACCAATAGTGCGCAAGCGTCACTGTCGGTGAGCGACGTCAATGACGCGCCGACCATCGGCAGCACCATCAGTGGTCAAACCGCGACAAAAGGCACTGCGTTCAGTTTCACGCTGCCAAACAGCACGTTTGTAGACGTTGATACCAGCGATACGCTAACGCTGAGCGCAACACTGGCGGACGGTTCACCGCTGCCGAGTTGGCTGGCGTTTAATGCGGCGAACGGTACTTTCTCCGGCACGCCCGGCAATGGCAATGTGGGCAACCTGAGCATTCGCGTGACGGCGACCGACAGCAGTAATGCGTCGATCAGTACGACGTTCGATTTGGCTGTTAATGACAACAACCAGTCCCCGGTGGTGAATGGTACGCTGGCGGCGCAGACGGCGACGCAGGACAGCAGTTTCAGCCTAGTGGTGCCAGCCAGTTTGTTCACCGATCCGGATTCTGGCGATGCGCTGACGCTGAGTGCGGCACAGGCCGATGGCTCGGCGCTGCCGGGCTGGCTGACCTTTAACCCGGTGACTCGTACGTTGTCCGGCACGCCGGGCAGCGGCGATGTGGGCAGCCTGACGATTCGCGTCACGGCGACCGATAGCAGTAGCGTGTCGGTGAGCGTCACATTTGGCCTTTCCGTTACCAGTAGCGCGCAGGATGGCGTTGATCCGGAGTTCAAAATGAACGGCGGTACAACCGCGCCGCAATTGTCTTCGACCCCAACGGTGGCTGTTAGCGTCGCGTCGAATGCGCCGGTAACGCTTGGGTCGCTGTTTAGTTCGTCATCGCTCGGCGCGATCAGCACCGGTGTAACCGCGGAAAGCGCGACGGTAACTGCGTCGATCTTCCAGTCTTCCCAGCAGAAGGCGTCTACCACGACGACGCCCGTCAGTCAGATCTCAAACGCCTTTGTGGTGGGCGCGACGGGCGGTGTGAGCCATTTCGACAGTGCGCTGGGGTCTTTCCCCAGCTTCAACACCGGCGGCGCGTTGGGCGGCAGTTCTTCGTTGGCGGGGCTGTTTTCGGGCATCAACCTGCCTTCGCTGTCGACGATGTCGGTGTTCTCCGGGGGGAGTTGGCGGGATATCAACACGAATACCGGCAGTGGTGGCGGATTCACCGCCTCATCGCCTGGTGGTTCGGCGATGAATTTCACCCCCAGTCTGGAGCAGCAATTACAGCAGTTGGGTGATAACGAATGGCAGCGCCTGGCGGCCATTGAACAGGCGTTGCTCGCGATGGGGCAACAGCAAGAGCAACAGGGATGA
- a CDS encoding bifunctional succinylornithine transaminase/acetylornithine transaminase, translating into MEYPESVSRRDFDDRMVPVYAPAAFIPVRGAGSRVWDQAGKEYIDFAGGIAVNALGHAHPAAQAALVEQAGKLWHMGNGYTNEPVLRLAKQLIDATFAERAFFCNSGAEANEAALKLARKVGHDSGIADKNRIVAFGNAFHGRTLFTVSAGGQPKYSQDFAPLPGGIFHVPFNDLSAAEVAVNERTCAVIVEPIQGEGGVLPADPAFLQGLRALCDRHGALLIFDEVQTGVGRTGSLYAYMDYGVVPDVLTTAKALGGGFPIAAMLTTEKLAQSLSVGSHGTTYGGNPLAAAVAGTVFGLINTPEVLAGVAARHRRLVAGLDALNQRYPVFSCVRGKGLLLGAVLKEAFAGQAKKLLRLAGEEGAIMLMAGPDVVRFTPSLIIPEADIDEGVSRLARALARFCAEC; encoded by the coding sequence ATGGAGTATCCCGAGTCTGTTTCCCGTCGTGATTTTGATGACCGCATGGTGCCGGTCTATGCCCCCGCCGCGTTTATCCCGGTGCGCGGCGCAGGTTCCCGCGTGTGGGATCAGGCAGGAAAAGAGTATATCGATTTTGCTGGCGGCATCGCGGTCAATGCGTTAGGGCACGCGCATCCGGCAGCGCAGGCGGCGCTGGTTGAGCAGGCGGGCAAGCTCTGGCATATGGGCAATGGCTACACCAATGAACCGGTGTTGCGGTTGGCGAAACAGCTGATCGACGCCACCTTCGCCGAACGGGCGTTTTTCTGCAATTCCGGCGCGGAAGCCAACGAGGCGGCGTTGAAGCTGGCGCGCAAAGTGGGCCACGACAGTGGTATCGCCGATAAAAACCGTATTGTGGCGTTCGGCAACGCCTTTCACGGCCGCACGCTGTTCACCGTCAGCGCGGGCGGGCAACCCAAATATTCCCAGGATTTCGCACCGCTGCCCGGCGGGATATTCCATGTACCGTTTAACGATCTGTCGGCGGCGGAAGTTGCCGTCAATGAACGCACCTGTGCGGTGATTGTCGAGCCGATTCAAGGGGAAGGCGGCGTACTGCCCGCTGATCCGGCGTTCCTGCAAGGGCTGCGCGCCCTGTGCGATCGTCACGGCGCGCTGCTGATTTTCGATGAAGTGCAAACCGGCGTCGGCCGTACCGGGTCGCTATATGCCTATATGGACTACGGCGTCGTGCCGGATGTGTTGACCACCGCCAAGGCGCTGGGCGGCGGCTTCCCGATCGCCGCCATGCTCACCACCGAAAAACTGGCGCAGTCGCTATCGGTCGGGTCACACGGTACCACCTACGGCGGCAATCCGCTGGCGGCGGCGGTAGCCGGTACGGTATTCGGCCTTATCAATACGCCGGAGGTGTTGGCGGGCGTAGCGGCGCGCCACCGTCGCCTGGTGGCCGGGTTGGATGCATTGAATCAGCGCTATCCGGTGTTTTCCTGCGTGCGCGGCAAAGGGCTGCTGCTGGGCGCGGTACTCAAGGAGGCGTTTGCCGGGCAGGCCAAAAAGCTATTGCGTTTGGCGGGCGAAGAAGGGGCGATCATGCTGATGGCGGGGCCGGATGTCGTGAGGTTTACGCCGTCGCTGATCATCCCCGAAGCGGACATTGACGAAGGGGTGTCGCGGTTGGCACGCGCGCTGGCGCGATTTTGCGCCGAGTGCTGA